TCCCAGTTgagaaattatcaattatataaacaaattaaaaatataatatttaatcaggtTATCCTTTTCTTTAAACATTCTACACAAACAATTTAGTGcaattaattgtttcaattttaagaactaattatgtaaatatattataatcatgataACATTGACATTAAAGAAATATCTACTTGACTACTTACGAAAAGATTTTATATCAAAGTGTTCTTTTACGaattcttttatatattctacaaaatttaatatttcataatttttattgttacgtaattatatgattaacatttgtaatttccacacatattatatttatatgaatcctattaatatatattatttttaactacacaacatttttcataattgataaaatatttattaaacacataCGTCAAGCTATAAAATTCAATGtggttttttgtaattttttcaaattttctacTATGAAATTATTGCTGTAACGACTATAAATATTGGCCTGATGTGAATGCAGTAAAATTCTTAAGATAGATACATGTTATTTTGTCAtagtcttataataaaattaattgaaatatgccATAGGAACTACAGATAATGAAAAATAGCACAgacatgtttaattttttttagttttattgatttgaattgattggttaataattaatgaaaactaaGGACATCGGCATTTGAATAACACGTTAAACAATGACTTaagataaaaacaagtttCTCTTAGGTTCCCATTATAACATCTTCaaccatatttaaataaattggtattataggccaaatttaaaatgctaaAAAGTGTGATTCTTATCACATCATAAACCACACTACTCTATAAATcaccataataattgtaaactcACCACTTAGATCATTATCTCCAGGAACTTTTTCTTTCAGATAGCTTAAAACGTCAGATTCAAAGTCTGAAATAGTCAATTTTTCATGAGAACAATCCACACATGTACATTGTTGTAAAATTCATGAAATAACAATTTGTTGCATAACATACTACAATCAAGATACAAACGACAATGAGATATCTCCTTAACTCTACAACAAATTAATCCTGGAATAATGGActcaatcattttaaaattataaataaatttaccatgTACATTTTTgcagaaaatatattagatcgatttatataaaaatacaacctAATCATATACGAAAACcggtaaagataaaaattaggagttttcaaaagaaaacaatttatggAGAATTCTGTATAATGTGacctattaagtatataaaaaaaaataaaataatccagaaatatatttatatggagTTAAAAAACtggagaaaattataaaatttcatcCGTCCACCAATTGCGGCAATATGGTATTTACATGAAATCaaatgaaatttgatttttaaatgtacccAAACTAACatgctataaattattgtaacttgaagtattttaattatcagtttcatcaaaaaaaaatgcaatcaaatgtatcatttagtaaaataaaactttattaaatatattgtatttacttttaatagataattttcaCTCTAAATTACTTACCAAATGACCTTATAATACACAGGTTCAAAAATCCATTACtatctatgtaaataaaatatatcatacgtTTATTAACACTTTCTAATTCACGGTCTTGCGTCTAagactaaaatgttttttctattCGGTTGATTTCTTATGaccgttaaaaaaaagtttgtacagattgtacataaaaaaaaaaagttataacacTAAACGACAAATACGTTGaactaacaaaatttaaaatactattaattaatataattaatagctacaactaacattttgttttcaaaaacttatACATACCCGAAAAATCAACACTATTTAATTCAGCTGTTAGACAtttatgacataaaaatattatatgaacaatgttaaatttttttattgaaatgatttacaaaaatatgacaatagttaaataaatcataatctaaaattaattaatgttagttCCAACTATCATAATGCTAAATCCATAAtttcattgataataaatactatttagaaacaaattataaattataattatgatgaaatcaaacacaaaaataacatttttaaattattacaaaaaaattttcctGTTTCcacaacttttaaaaaatgaaaatacttaGAAATGTATATTCTGAGAGGAGCGACTGGTGTATTATTGACTTTATAATGatgtgttttatgttttttttttttggaggggGGACACTTATCCATTTTTGAGATTACAAAACTGCTTCGATTTCGAGTTTTGGTAGTTGTTTCGTTAACAACGCTAGAAAAATATGTCATTAAGACATGTtcaaattaacattttctatacatataatttacaaaatatctatTCGAAGTATTTATGGACaataaggttaggttaggtttttagattttttaaagaacaataatgttaaatacatttttcttcccattaaattaattttatctatttttatagaatagtggtttaaattcaaaagttcataataataataatataatattgcataaattacatttattattattttaatttataataataaaatgaatggcGATGCTTtcggaaaaaatgtatttagccTACTGTGGTTCtaatattagaatacattacatattggtaaaatcagttatataataacaaatcatGAATTGTGCTTAACGATCTGATAGACCATTTCtactcagaatcatttttctcaaacaataatattatatatcgttgaattctaattttacacatccattacagtaACCCACTCAACACCAGCTATACAATAAATCGGTATCTTGTAACGGCATTAAccacctttttattttatttttgatggacagaaaaaaaaacgaatgaacatacatatcattgtaaaatcaatataaagaTATCGCTCCGATCAAAATTTTAcagattgtaaaaaaaaagtgtggtATGAATGGATAGAGTAGAGTGTTTTGAATTATCACTGCTATATAATGATCATGTTACgcaattaaactaaaaaatgtattttatgctAATATAATTCCTTACCACAGCACTCTAGATCATAaacatgattaaataaaataaatataattattaattacattaaattccGCTCAATGGAAACCTATAATTTCACTCGTATAACGGGTATGACGAAACCAGCCACTTCCCTCCCTAGGATTGGGATTGAGGAGGGTTAGCATTCctacatcaaaaaatatatatatgttatattaattaacaaaataagccTGAGAACAGTCAAATCTGAATAACTGGACAACTACaggaatgaaaaaataaaatttaaatcgataCTGGGAATGTTAGGACTTTATACaaacattgaaaatttaaatttagagtacttactgaattttatttaaaaaaatattatatactaatactatGAATTATTGGATTGAAAAATGACGgaagtatgaaaaaaatgtttaggttAGTTTAACTTGGGAAacacaaaattgtaaaaatacaaattataatgataaatacttCATACATttctaatacatttaataaataatttgtatacaagatatatatacaatatacatagtgTAACTATTACACGTaaagtataaaactaaatttatccATTATATGAATCGATGAAATACAGCGGAACTTCCATATAACGAAGTCGAATAAGCAACAAACAAATTCGTAATATGAAGgaatttgttaaatagatTTACGTATTCATTAACAATGAAGGTCAATGATagttcattgaaaatattaaaaatttttggttaaacagaaaatttcgtaaaatagaagttcgttatatttaattttaactgtattaatttatattatcaatattgtgcagtgaaacattattttcacgcaatagaaaaatcaattttatcaagAAGATGtgaatttacctatataagatATGttaggataatatattaatgtcaattttaaaatatatttcaaggaaatttttcaatttacacaaaaaattatattttgtctttaatatacttagtgatatTAGATAATGAAATGTAGTGttcacattttgtatttaaaacatttcttttacattatatattcatgtattaGATACATCTATTTTACGATGGTTAATAGATTGATAACTGGATTTcactattacaataaaatatattagtattctgTGCTTtacttgattttaatttaattccaaATTATTGATTGTTATTACCTTCTTCTTTACTTGGAGGACAaccataacttataattataaatgcagttaatgttattaaaactttataagttatcatagttattacttaatgaTTATCTGAACTAAAAAGAACAAGCATTAATTTTGCTGtgcaatgaataatataaacttataaggtTATTCTCTGAactgatacaatataatacgttggtgttgagaaattaaaaactacgtaaacatttaatatatgtatgttatacaaataatattatattaaaatattaatttaagttttaattttttaagatgtattaaaaaataaggtgCACTCTACACATATGGCAAAACACAATCAACTATACCAGCAATACTTACTAACAACAAcaccacattttttaaattattttagattccgaACCAGAACGATGAATATATTGGATTTTCACTGATGTATACAAGTGTGAATTATGTATGTgtgactatatagtatatgtaatggcaaggaacaaaaaaaacaaaaaaatatatgtacatatccttacttttatatcatttttatctcTGGACTATAGACTATATTGTCTATTTTCCTATAATGGTTTACACTGTCaacagtataaaatgtatgtgtgtatcAATGTGCAGACGTACAGTTTAAGCATACCGTACACGCTATAAtacttatcaatataatatttacggttGTTACTTTTTTTCTAATCGGAATAGATATTTTGGGATTTTGGGGACAGTGGGTTACTAAGCTCGAAAGTGAGACGAATTAAGATCACGCGGGGGCGGCttgttataagaatattagAAGCAACTGCTCCTCCCCCAAAAATGggtagaaaaaaaactttaagttGAAGTggtttaatcataattcataatagaaGATTGatcattcaattaaaaaataagtgtatatataccataaaatgcaatagttaatgaaaaattgaacaaaagaacaaccttaaaatattacattggtCTTAGTAATCACTGATATATGTCTGATACATCCAATATAGTTTTGTACCAGGTACTTAGTAGGTACTTAGGAATTTGAGTTAGGATTAAACCTAAACAAATGATTGATATAGATTAACCACGTCTGTACCAAATGACTGACGCTTAATTCCCGTTTACTTAGCTCAGCCTTctcctatttaaaaattttagcatcaatcttaaaaatctaaaatacaaatatacaaaatccTCCTCAAGCCTACATAGACTTATGGtctaattctaatattaacaaaatccaaacatttcaaaatatatcactACGACGTTTCTTTAACGCCCCGTCATATACATCCAATCAATTATGAAacactatatacctacttaacgATTTTTGTATGAAAACTACTGACAACTGTCAGTGAGTAAGCTGTAAGCACACTTCTTTTTACATGCTTCCACAAATAATTCCAAAATCATCCTAACCAAAGCTCTTATAAAAGATCTGTCCAACCTAACACTTCCGGAAAATCCTCATTGCAGGTTAAAAAGAAAGTGGTGCCATGACTTACTATTAATACAACTCATATCCCTTATGATCGtctcaaaacaaataattgttaaaaaaaaatgaatcgaGTTAAGAGTCGCTAATGAATGAATCAACTCCTTCATGTCAACTCCAACCCTTAATAGAATATAAGCTTATATTGTGCATCTTATATTCttacgtataaattatttattgaaataaaaaataaacaaatttgtttttcaatattcaaaattaaaatttaatgttaagcaataataattaatattattacagttataaatttaattagaagCCTCATATAtctatgcaatttaaaaattattgtaattagtatatttataatacgatgaaatcattttttcctatttatataaatataaatatatacatgtatatacctacttatatgtattattatttaagacaaattagtttaaaaacaatacataaaatatatacctgcaTAGTGCATAtacaatcaaaaatcaaaatctaaGATACACCTACATCAaactgtatatagtataaaatatacaagtaatatatttatgatattattatattattatttggcaCATAAAGGCAATAATTACAGTTAcctacgataaaaataaaaatatgtacaatggaTCTATTTCTGTCTAtgtaggtaaaataattaaaggataaacgtctaaataattttagcacattcgttacatttaaaaaaaaaagtaattttagtaGTTATCACCTTGATTTCTATACCACTTCAATAGTCAACGAATTACATTCTCTGTCTCACTTGACAATCCGTCAATAATTACAGAGAATGAAAAGCAATTTATGATGGATTAAAAATTGTCGCCATATAGCATATACAGATATCGCCTCGAGAACAATTTATTAGGAATGGCatgataatttacaataaacggCCAATAACGGTAATAaaactatgaaataaaatattaccctaatttgtatttaatcattcattgttttaacaaatttcatTGGAAAATCATTTGTCAATTTGaactataaaatgataaatatttcaaccgtttaataattattttttcccaaacgatattttgttgttttcaaaaaataataataatagatacttgaaatttttaccaaatatttatattatattatttttaaaattttttacctttttgagcttaaaaaaaattattcacggtcaaaattcttgaaaatttgaTACAAGGTCCTATATAAGTTGTTcttatatctttataaaaatattaaaaatacatagacaaattattttttatatgcatttaaagctagaattttgataaaattcgtCAAAATCTCGAAAATAACAAGCTATTTTGTAattagaaattcataaaaaaatttctgttTATACCTTAGAGTTgaaaatgtaacataatattcttcGTAAGTATCTcatactaaaactaaaaaatgtaaaaacaatattttctatagcTATTTgaaaaagttcaaatttgtacaagactactaatttaaatttaaacaataaaataactatgttaaaattattttgttataaatcaaaatcattaattcgtgggaattttaattttgtacgtatattttatatttttattatcaattatgtcGACCCAGCGGCTGTGTGGCCGACCACTGACCTATGTATCGAACTATGTCCGTGTCAATTTGACAGCGTTACCGGccactaaattaattattgtacgtaCGCCATCGGCCAAGTTACTACAAGTTAGACTGTACCCGGTCCACCAACTTTGCGAAAAGTTCGACGAcacggtatataatatatatgcggaCGTCCAGAACGGCATTAGAATAATCCGAATCGTAGTCGCGCATAGTCGATCTTCTTGGTCACGTCCTTGTTCTTATTCTTTCActcgtctttttttttttttgctgtagTTGCTTTTTACGCTGCTGCTGTGACTTTATGATTTCCGCTCATGATAACGTTTGACTTGTTACcaattgaatattatcattCCGCCCGTTTAGCGtccagtaaattatataatatgttctttgAAACAACGGCGGAAACGatacataatgtattgttcaatattattaatcaaccgGTCCGCAAATCACAATGTTAATTATAGCATATCAttagtaggtatctataaactttgagtaggtactaggtacatCAGACTCAAGCAACGGTCAATGCGTTTCTGTTTCCAGATAGCATCGATACACGATATATTACAACCACttcttattatcttattaggtaggtaccaaGTGTTGTGGTGTTGTACAGAATGCAGAGTGCAGACTTGACATTTTTTAGGTCGTCTTCGACTTGCATgcgctatttataataatattttaatatttttagatacattatcatttatcaaaagttcataattattatgttattaacgaaaataaaattcaatacacaGTTAGTAACAGCtgcaatcaaaaatattttgcctcaaaaataaaatataaaagtggaATACGCGAGGTATAGGCCGGCCTTTTTTATCGATATCGGATTCAGCGGGGTGCATTTCTATAATACCCACATTctctatacaattattgatttctaacaatgataataattatacaacaggacagattaaatttaatttaatctattttattctgttatatatacattgaataattttttttaaatatttactgttctataaaaatataatataatatatgcgaaTAGAACTCAAACCAGTAACAGGTAACAATGAaaagaaaaagttttttagaataaaattgcGTGTATATTTTCTCTTATGCACTTATTTGATTGTCTTACAAACAGGTGATGAGAAGTGTTAGTCAATTATTGATATCATATACACTAACAACTCggttaacataaaattaaaattaatgattttaaaaagatcTGCACGGTAGGAAATTCTAAAAcaatcacaatataatatattttacgttttctCAACGACATAATATAACCATAGACATAAAAACATGTACAAACGTAGTTATAACaggtgtaaaaaataataatttaccagtacatattatgatgttattcTTCTGTTAAcgtgtaaaaattaacaacaaaaatctataacataaataaataaataagtaaataagtaaatgtaaCATATACAAATTCACAATGATAtgacagataaaaaaaaaattaaaacgaacaACAAATTCATTTTGATAAAACGAGTGTACGATACTCGATCATATAACATTTCAAGCGATTTCAAACCACATGACATTTGACACTTAGTCTGttaacaaaatcaatatattaacatgtatttattttatcattagtgcttataattttttgtttttaattaatgtttctgatttattattattattatgcaaaaatataattattaaaaattaacagaaaTAATTTAGGAAAAACAAGcctaaacaacataataagcataaaaattattatacaactaataGCCATGACTAATTAAATCAGCAGATTAAAGTAAATGTTTCAGTTtgctttaaaacatataatacgtaaattaTCTGCacgctaataaatattatcaatttttttttcaagactAGTTAAAGATAGAGAAgaatttttcttaatcatagttaaaaaaaaattactgaaaaaaagGCCAATGCATATTTTGTTGGCATATGTTACacgatacatataaataaaaaaaacgtataaatatgCAGGACAAACaagtgataattaatattaggtagTAAATggcgtttttatttatttatttatttagtgatGTTGCGATGTATGGACGTGTGGTGTACATAGACATAAATATGTACGTGTTAGTcacaaactattaaaattaataaaaaaaaaacagattatGTATATGTTGTGGGTGTGTATGTGAGTGTGTTAAGATGAGATGAAATCTTtgtgtatagttttttatactatttcaaACAGATTCCTTTTTTTGCTGCTGATACAGTTGGTAACATTTTGAACAGAGATGTTTAGTCACAGATGACCCGAAGAACTCGCAGTCTTCCGTAAGACACTTGTCCACTTGCGAACCAGTGTCATAGAATGTGGATTTTGATAGGTACATTGTGGGGTCTTCATTTGTGACAGCTTTGACAGGAGTCATCAGGCCGACTTTGACGTGCGATTCAGAATCAGCTTCTGTGTAAAAACGAGATTTACCAGCTCCATAACGAGGCGTCGTATCCGCCTAAAACATTCAAAACAACTCTGTAACAACGGCACAGTGTCCACAAGTAGGTATTTgataagtacaatttattcattactctagatttaaacttaaaagtaatataatttaaattactcatAGACATaacaataacttaatatagtattctaaaatataatcttttataaaaatattattaaaaaataatcaaaactcACGTAAGGGGAATGCTGAAACCGTTCAGCTGCTGTCCTTAAGTAGTTTTTAATCATCACATCGTGatattcatgttttttgtCAGAGTTGATCAGGGCACAATACGTATACTTTGCTTGAGGTGATATAGcagataaatttttaacagaaTTTGTCCTTGAAAGTtttgatttcaatttattcCCTACTGAACGTCCTAGACTACCAAACAGACCATTTTTGCATGTAGTATCATTGTTACCCTAAAACaaaccatacattttttattatccaagtataattaataatgtatatcattataaatacttgagGGTCAAGTTTCACAATGTCCAAGTAACTGTTCAATAATGACAATGAATCAGTAAATGATAGTTCTTGATTTTTATCAGGAGAATGATCACTTTCACCTGGATCAACAGGAAACTGTATTGGTAAGAGTTCGCCATTTGAGTCCACCAAAGGAATAGCACCTGAATTCAAAGGTTTAAGCTATAATCAATtatgataaaagtatatacattttacatacaaGAAAGAGTTGAATTTGGTGTTTCCATTGCAACCAAAGCTGAAAAATGCCCTCCATCATATGCCAATAACAAAGGAGATCGATGACAATCACACGGGTAACATTCCAGAGGCAGATAGATACCTCCAAACTGAATAGGAGCCAAGGCTTCACCATTCATATCCTGtagataaaattgatttaaaaccaattcaaaattaacaaaacttTACTATTAActaatgtattaaaacttaaaaacataaacaccTTAAGAATAGTATCTGCTATGACAATAATAGgtctttttaaaacatgtgCCAAAGCATAAACATGTATTTCTTCAAGGCTCTCATAAATGTATCCTTCGGTATCCGCATTTCcactgtttttaataatatacatcaaataacagtaaataaaataaacaaaaatactaacAAACCTTGATATACTCTGTTTCCTCATACGAGGAACAGTGGAAGCCATGTTAACAATTGCATTCCATTCTCTGCGCCATTCTTGTTCTGTATATACAAGACCAAATAATGAATTCATAATAGTTTGTTGTCGTTGCCAACGCCGCCAAAGTGAATGTCGAGCTGGACCATTGCTGAGGAATGAGTGCAAAGCCCGCCTCAAATTTAATAACCGATCATGAAATCcccaaatacctataaaaaatgagtataataagtatcttaatatgttaatttcgtatttttttgttatcgcCTAGCCAACAGGCAGACCTTACGCCAGTAGtcttttatctaaaatttcaatatttgcgTTTGATATTTCCCTGTACCTCTATGATACCATACATATaggtttaaataagtattatgtgatcaattaataaaaaagggTAAATACttcttatgatatttaaaatgttatcaattattGCTATATCGTATGTCATTGAATGTGCATACCTATTTTAGAAACATAATtagcttattttaaaatattgataaaatttaattttaacaaattaatttccacagtatttaatactagaaaacaatttttaaaacaaaaaaaatgtgtgacattcatggatttttaaaaaaactatgttattattatttccatttatttgtatattttgtaatagtaCATAAACAGTATCATAATACAATGGACAGTCACCTAGTGGCAGggggatatattttatatagtgcaATAGTGGGGCAATAATAAACAAGtaccataaatttaaataactgtctcaaattaaaatatgaataaatgctTTGAGaacaattttactaaattatttagttactgaaatattattagtaaagttaataaatgttcaaaatactaaatactatcTATGCTGTTTCAGTTTACCCAACGAAGCAGCATGCAAAAGACAGTTTCCATCACCAGATGTTGAAAGTGGCCAAAGCCTTTGACAAAATCCAGTCCACCAATTCAGTCTTGAAGCCTGTTCGAGAGAACTCTGCATTGCTACTGCTATCAAGTctttttcaataaacattctaaatttttctaaacaataattgaacaatatattatattaataacaatattatttgaaaagagTAGTCGGAAGTTAagtttatacaatgtatatttatagttatagtaaatagttgtataatgtattatcaaataaatatatgtggtTAGATTTACCTTCAAGTTGCGACAAATCAGGtagaataaatgtataaactggAGTTTCAACAATCTGCAGTTCATCTTCAGTGTTGTCGATAAATATCAATTCTGATCTTGCTTGAGAAACAATGTTCACATTGTCAGTAGCATGTGAAATGCCtcttttaagtgttttatCTAAAGGCAAAAATCAATTCAATAGAATTTCAATGCTTTACATCACATCAAGAAGTAAGaagttgtataattaatttaaaaaaaaaaaatgtaagaacTGTACCCAATACCTACAAAGAATGAAATGAGACAAATAGTGAATGAATATCTTCTATTTAGTCATAAATACCTAACATGTAACAATACTGTATAAGTACTTACAGGCATTTGTACCGAATGGTTCATCATGATGTTGAGGTGGAGTTGTTCCGGTTAATGGTATTAGTATAGTATTTGGGGATAATGAAGTTGTCTCATCCATGAAAGGGACTGCTGTAATGTTACCGTTCTCAATATCCTCAAAACTGTTACTGTTATGGCCATATAACCCAGAATCAGGTTGGTCGTAATGGCTAGAGCTGTTTCGCTCCACCTTGACCAATAGTGCATTGCTTTCCTCCACGTTGGTATCTATTCTACAAACagatagtaaatttaaagtaaattatcgCTTACGATatcaaaaaatctaaacaataacaacattactcattgaacatttttattcacgaaataataattaaaatgtacttgaAGAAAAAATCTGAAACAACTGTGTGTTACCttggtataaaaatcaattaagaaGTTTAAAATGGAAACATATCTATAGATTTAAGTGTatgattaacaaatttaataagtctgaaaaaaaaaaataatagtatggtaactatgtattatatgagtgtcgaaatcattatatttgtgtacCATTACTATCAAATTGGCAAAtgaaaattgtgaaaaatgtcaataacatGTTGATTAAGTAaggtgaaaaataattaaccaacCAAAATGATATAGATAGGTAAGGTATACGAAAGGCGTGGATAGGTCAGTAGGTGAGATTAGTTCACATGTTTTGTTAAACGTTTATCAACAGATCAAACgtggaatatatatttttttttttttttggtacttGCGGTCAACAGTGATTATCAACGCACAATGCCGATTATTCCGGCAAAACAATACTCGCGacaatttgaatacattaccgcaatgtacgtgtaatttttaatgtttgtttagACGCGAACATGTTTACAGAGCGATAGGCAGCAGCCAGCAGGTACTATATCGGGCGCAGAACGTGTGGTGAATAATGATCGAAAACATTTCATCCTAATGCgtctgattatataataatatgatgtaggCGGAAGTC
This sequence is a window from Rhopalosiphum maidis isolate BTI-1 chromosome 1, ASM367621v3, whole genome shotgun sequence. Protein-coding genes within it:
- the LOC113549269 gene encoding OTU domain-containing protein 7B-like isoform X2; translation: MFNEIDTNVEESNALLVKVERNSSSHYDQPDSGLYGHNSNSFEDIENGNITAVPFMDETTSLSPNTILIPLTGTTPPQHHDEPFGTNAYKTLKRGISHATDNVNIVSQARSELIFIDNTEDELQIVETPVYTFILPDLSQLEEKFRMFIEKDLIAVAMQSSLEQASRLNWWTGFCQRLWPLSTSGDGNCLLHAASLGIWGFHDRLLNLRRALHSFLSNGPARHSLWRRWQRQQTIMNSLFGLVYTEQEWRREWNAIVNMASTVPRMRKQSISSGNADTEGYIYESLEEIHVYALAHVLKRPIIVIADTILKDMNGEALAPIQFGGIYLPLECYPCDCHRSPLLLAYDGGHFSALVAMETPNSTLSCAIPLVDSNGELLPIQFPVDPGESDHSPDKNQELSFTDSLSLLNSYLDIVKLDPQGNNDTTCKNGLFGSLGRSVGNKLKSKLSRTNSVKNLSAISPQAKYTYCALINSDKKHEYHDVMIKNYLRTAAERFQHSPYADTTPRYGAGKSRFYTEADSESHVKVGLMTPVKAVTNEDPTMYLSKSTFYDTGSQVDKCLTEDCEFFGSSVTKHLCSKCYQLYQQQKKESV